In Castanea sativa cultivar Marrone di Chiusa Pesio chromosome 6, ASM4071231v1, a single window of DNA contains:
- the LOC142641405 gene encoding reticulon-like protein B16 isoform X3 produces the protein MESPEDFCSIEDEGDARKAAACTSSTSSGSPGESAYRLFGRQGTVHRCMGGGKAADIILWKRQTASFGVIVVATVAWLLFERSGLSFLSICSDVLLILIILLFLRANYNAIRDRQVQTLLELVLSEEMVNNAAASFRVKINNVLHMAHDITLGKDFRLFFKGRWWSVCGSCLSSVATSLSSLLHLLEPSYQLQFLPCTANMRSLLIGIAE, from the exons ATGGAAAGTCCAGAGGACTTTTGTAGCATAGAGGATGAAGGGGATGCAAGAAAGGCCGCAGCTTGCACATCTTCAACATCTTCAGGTAGCCCAGGAGAGTCAGCTTACCGATTGTTTGGTCGCCAAGGCACAGTCCACAGGTGTATGGGTGGAGgtaaag ctgCCGATATTATATTGTGGAAGCGGCAGACTGCTTCTTTTGGTGTCATTGTTGTTGCTACAGTTGCATGGCTCCTATTTGAGCGGTCTGGATTATCATTCTTATCAATTTGTTCAGATGTGTTGCTGATTTTAATTATACTATTATTTCTTCGGGCCAATTATAACGCTATCAGAGATAG ACAAGTACAAACATTACTGGAGCTAGTATTATCAGAGGAAATGGTTAATAATGCTGCAGCATCATTTCGTGTTAAAATCAATAATGTGCTGCATATGGCTCACGACATCACTCTTGGCAAGGATTTTAGACTTTTTTTCAAGG GCAGGTGGTGGTCTGTATGTGGCTCTTGTCTGTCATCGGTAGCTACTTCTCTTTCTTCACTCTTGCATTTATTG GAACCATCATATCAATTACAGTTCCTGCCTTGTACAGCAAATATGAGGAGCCTGTTGATAGGTATTGCGGAATAA
- the LOC142641405 gene encoding reticulon-like protein B16 isoform X2, whose product MESPEDFCSIEDEGDARKAAACTSSTSSGSPGESAYRLFGRQGTVHRCMGGAADIILWKRQTASFGVIVVATVAWLLFERSGLSFLSICSDVLLILIILLFLRANYNAIRDRQVQTLLELVLSEEMVNNAAASFRVKINNVLHMAHDITLGKDFRLFFKVVVCMWLLSVIGSYFSFFTLAFIGTIISITVPALYSKYEEPVDRYCGIIHRQFSKHYKIVDDGVFSRLPRSFSKNKDS is encoded by the exons ATGGAAAGTCCAGAGGACTTTTGTAGCATAGAGGATGAAGGGGATGCAAGAAAGGCCGCAGCTTGCACATCTTCAACATCTTCAGGTAGCCCAGGAGAGTCAGCTTACCGATTGTTTGGTCGCCAAGGCACAGTCCACAGGTGTATGGGTGGAG ctgCCGATATTATATTGTGGAAGCGGCAGACTGCTTCTTTTGGTGTCATTGTTGTTGCTACAGTTGCATGGCTCCTATTTGAGCGGTCTGGATTATCATTCTTATCAATTTGTTCAGATGTGTTGCTGATTTTAATTATACTATTATTTCTTCGGGCCAATTATAACGCTATCAGAGATAG ACAAGTACAAACATTACTGGAGCTAGTATTATCAGAGGAAATGGTTAATAATGCTGCAGCATCATTTCGTGTTAAAATCAATAATGTGCTGCATATGGCTCACGACATCACTCTTGGCAAGGATTTTAGACTTTTTTTCAAG GTGGTGGTCTGTATGTGGCTCTTGTCTGTCATCGGTAGCTACTTCTCTTTCTTCACTCTTGCATTTATTG GAACCATCATATCAATTACAGTTCCTGCCTTGTACAGCAAATATGAGGAGCCTGTTGATAGGTATTGCGGAATAATCCATCGACAATTTTCAAAGCACTATAAAATAGTGGATGATGGTGTTTTTAGCAGACTCCCCCGGAGTTTTTCTAAGAACAAGGATTCATAG
- the LOC142641405 gene encoding reticulon-like protein B16 isoform X1, producing MESPEDFCSIEDEGDARKAAACTSSTSSGSPGESAYRLFGRQGTVHRCMGGGKAADIILWKRQTASFGVIVVATVAWLLFERSGLSFLSICSDVLLILIILLFLRANYNAIRDRQVQTLLELVLSEEMVNNAAASFRVKINNVLHMAHDITLGKDFRLFFKVVVCMWLLSVIGSYFSFFTLAFIGTIISITVPALYSKYEEPVDRYCGIIHRQFSKHYKIVDDGVFSRLPRSFSKNKDS from the exons ATGGAAAGTCCAGAGGACTTTTGTAGCATAGAGGATGAAGGGGATGCAAGAAAGGCCGCAGCTTGCACATCTTCAACATCTTCAGGTAGCCCAGGAGAGTCAGCTTACCGATTGTTTGGTCGCCAAGGCACAGTCCACAGGTGTATGGGTGGAGgtaaag ctgCCGATATTATATTGTGGAAGCGGCAGACTGCTTCTTTTGGTGTCATTGTTGTTGCTACAGTTGCATGGCTCCTATTTGAGCGGTCTGGATTATCATTCTTATCAATTTGTTCAGATGTGTTGCTGATTTTAATTATACTATTATTTCTTCGGGCCAATTATAACGCTATCAGAGATAG ACAAGTACAAACATTACTGGAGCTAGTATTATCAGAGGAAATGGTTAATAATGCTGCAGCATCATTTCGTGTTAAAATCAATAATGTGCTGCATATGGCTCACGACATCACTCTTGGCAAGGATTTTAGACTTTTTTTCAAG GTGGTGGTCTGTATGTGGCTCTTGTCTGTCATCGGTAGCTACTTCTCTTTCTTCACTCTTGCATTTATTG GAACCATCATATCAATTACAGTTCCTGCCTTGTACAGCAAATATGAGGAGCCTGTTGATAGGTATTGCGGAATAATCCATCGACAATTTTCAAAGCACTATAAAATAGTGGATGATGGTGTTTTTAGCAGACTCCCCCGGAGTTTTTCTAAGAACAAGGATTCATAG